The window gtttggcgtAAGaattgtgtttgatgtgttttatatgtgaatgagagctctctatttataggagaaattacactaagtaacattaaatatattaaaactatgaataaatgataatgaaacatccccaagtacttgaagagtcaaaaacagcatcctaagaccatcagagacttcgctcgaccaaaacaggggctcgctcgatcgagcggatTGGTCGAGCAGGCTACAGAAAGTTTCTGGTTGCTTTTTGTCTACTCGCTTGACCCACCCTAGAGCTCTCTCAGTTGGGCGAGCTGGTCGAGCAGCACTTCAGAGAGCTTTTGACAgcattgctcgacttgcatagtagagcatcttgaattaaacctttgcacttcttcattaagtcccataattccTATGATTAactcacacttcattacctcattaatccatacttttaatcaccatcataaaccacaatcatcaagaccaacttaatacacccattaaCACACTCttggattccatcccaagagtcataCATGAATGCACAtatcaattgtgcactcaagtcacaccattcataacattattcataatagtataaaatataatttaatttttttttctttcttttttgaagtgatttaatgttatttacttaatttattggAAAGTACTACCAAACTCTTTTACTTCCTATTCCAGAAAGTACCACGACCTCCATTAGAGCTTGCATTTGCTAATTTGCTGATTTTCGACCTTCATTATCTAGCCATCAATGGAaagttttcttaattttgtaaattaaatgAGGGTTTCGAATTTCCCATTTTCAATTCCAATTatgcatttaaaatttttttttcttgatttgatcTATGCTAGGCTAGTCTGTGTCATTCCTTTACAATAAAATGGTGGTTTGGTGGGGtgtttaaaaaaacaaaggttGAATTAGAGTATGTGGGTAGTATGTGTAAATCAATGAGCATAGAACCTGGCAAGTTATCTTGGTTTGAACTTAAGGGGATAGTTGAGGAAGACATTGGTTTCAAGTCTCCATTTACCTTATACTATTTGGATCCTAAGGCAATGACTTATGAAGAAGGATTGaagaaactaattaataatgtttCTGTAAGTGAAACGGGTAATGTGGGTACTGACTTTAGGGTTGTAGATGTGTATGTTGTTGATGTTAAACATGATGATAATATGTCtctgaaaatgaaaaaagaagttAGTAATGTAGGTAAAGCACATGGCTTTGTGGGTGAAAGGAAGAAATTAACACCTAGGAATGCACATAAAGCTACGTGTGAGACAAGTGGTCCCCAAGACCTCATTAAAAAACCCAACCCACCTAACATTTCAGATATTTATAATGAATCTGAAAACCAAAGATGCTTTCTTCATAGCCCAAATAGCCTCACAAACTCACAACTTGAAAAGAATTATAAGCTAATCCCCATGGAACAAGGTTTATCTAAAAATGAGCTAGATTTCACTTATGATTGGTATGAGACTTGGCTTGCTAAAATTGCATCTAGTGAGATAAATGAGAGTGATGAATAAGCttctgaagatgaagatgatagCACAGATCTAGACTATTTAATTTAAGATTAGGATAACACTGAAGGAGATGAGTCAATTGAGCTTATTTTGAGTGAGCACTTGTTCGAGGAGGAGGATGAAGGTGTTGTTCAATCAAATTTGAAGATTGGTAAGTGCTCTTTGAATGATGTAGTGTCTGAATATGAAAATAGTGATGATGAAATTGTCATACCTACTGTAGTAAATGATAAGACAGACTTTAGGAGGTTTAAATGGTGTGTTGGAATTTCTTTTGGTAATTCTCTTAAATTTAAACAAGCTGTTACTAGATATGCTATTGCTCAAGGGAGAAATGTTAAAAATTGTGCAAATGACAAAAAACGATTGCAAAGACTTGGAGTAAGATGTGTTAAACGGTGTCCATTTAGGATTTTTTCTAGTTGGGATAGGAAGACAACTTCATATGTTGTGAAAACAGTGGATGGTCAATATACTTGTCAAAGGAATATGGATTCAAATAGGCAATTCAAGGCTTCTTGGTGTATGGAGAAGTTACTTGATCTGTTCAAAAGTAGACCACACATACCATCATCTGAAATTATAGACATTGTGAGGAAGAATTAGAGGATAATTATTACTAGGGGTTTTGCATGTAAGATTAAATATGCTGCTCATAGAAAGTTACATGGTTCAATGAAGCAACACTACTTTAAGCTAATGAGTTACATGGAAGCATTGAAACAAAGTAGCCTAAATAGCCATTTTACAATTGTCACTGATGGGAACACAAATCCACCTACATTTCAAAGAATGTTTGTTAGTTTTGAAGGTATAAAGGAAGGTTGGGTTAAAGGGTGTAAGAAGGTTTTGTGTATTAATGGTTGCtttataaaaacttttttgAGTGGCATGTTACTAAGTGCAGTTTTGGAAGGGATCTAAATGAGCAAATGTATCCCTTGGCATGGGCTATGGTTGAAGGTGAGAATAATAAATCTCGGCAATGGTTTATTTCTGAGCTTAAAAAAAGTGTTCCACATGACAATGGCACTGGATGGACTGTTATTTCTGATGAACATCAGGTATGATTTCAACCTATTCTTTTACTTCTTGCAATGGTTTATGTAttgttttgagctacttttttgttgtattgagttgttgaacatcaCTGTTTTAAGCCACTGCTTTTTCTATTTTGAGCTGCTGAACATTAGTGTTTTATGATACTTATTTTGCTATTTGAGCTACTAACTATCACTATTTTAAGCTActtattttgttgttttgagttGCTAAAAATCACTGTGTTAAGCTACTGTTGTCTTTGTTTTAAGCTGCTGAATCTTGATGAGTTGAGCtactgttttctttttattgttgTGTGGTGTTTGTGCTACTATTATGTGCTGATTACATACTACACAGAGCATTGTAAGGGCTATGGGAATTGAACTTCCAAATACCGAACATAGGCATTGTGCTAAACATATATATGCTAATTGGAACAAAAGCTTCAAGGGTGAAGAAATGAAGCTTTTATTTTGGAGGTGTGCAAAAACTTATAATGAAGCTGATTTTAATGATGGAATCACAGAAATGGAGAAAGTAAACCCTGTTACTACTGAAGCATTTAAATTGGCTAATCCTCATTTATTTTGTCAAGCTTATGTAAAGGTTGATACAAAGTGCAATGTGAAATTGAGTAACATGGCTGAAACTTTTAACAATTACATCATGCATGCTAGATCTAAACATTTGATTGATATGCTTGATGATATTTGAACAATGCTAATGAAGAGGATAGCTACAAAGAGGGAACAATGTGCAAGTAAGTGGAGTGGATTGTTATGAAAGAAGAGGCAACTAATTGCACTGTTCTACCATCTACAACTACAATATTCCAAGTTGCTCATCACATTGACGTATTAGAGGTGGACATACAAAAATAATATGTACTTGCAGGAAATGGGATCTTAAAGGGATTTCTTGTTGTCATGATATTGCCTCAGTTAGTTACCTACATAAAGATGTCGAGTCATTTGTGGATGAATGTTACACCAAAGCTGCGTACACAAGGGCTTGTACAGTTAGCGTAGCTCCTTGCATTGGAGAACGTCATTGGCCTAAAATTTATATGTCACGAGTTAAAAGTGCTCATGAGGACCCAAAGAAACCAGGGAAATTCACAAGACATGGCATGCAGATGAGGTGTGGCATTTGTAAATCCACTGAACACTATAAACAAAAGCGTCCAGAAAAGGGTAAAGCTGCTGACcctacaccaccaccaatgaagagaggaagaggaagaccAA of the Amaranthus tricolor cultivar Red isolate AtriRed21 chromosome 6, ASM2621246v1, whole genome shotgun sequence genome contains:
- the LOC130815995 gene encoding uncharacterized protein LOC130815995; the encoded protein is MYPLAWAMVEGENNKSRQWFISELKKSVPHDNGTGWTVISDEHQSIVRAMGIELPNTEHRHCAKHIYANWNKSFKGEEMKLLFWRCAKTYNEADFNDGITEMEKVNPVTTEAFKLANPHLFCQAYVKVDTKCNVKLSNMAETFNNYIMHARSKHLIDMLDDI